The genome window CAATAAAAACATGCACTTGTGGGTATGTTGGGGTTGCCCGATTCAAGTGGTCTGAGCCGATATATTTTACCCGTTTGTTGCCTTTTACTTGTGATCTTTGTGTGGGCGAGAATGGCTGGTCGCTCGGTGCGCTTTCGTAATAAACTCTAGCCGAGATTAGTCGGTGCTTAGGGCCCCGGTCGTCTTGTCATCAAGCTGTAACATTCAGCGGTTTAAGGTGTAGGCATGTCAGCACTTGTTCTTATTATCGAAGATGAGCCCGATTTGGTGGCGATGCTAGAGTACAACTTGAAAAAGGAAGGCTACCAAACCCGAAGCGCTTTGACCGGCGGCGGTGGACTGGAACTTGCCTGGCAGGAGCCTGCTCCTGATTTGATTCTACTCGATTTGATGTTGCCGGATATCTCAGGAAACGAAGTATGCCGAAAACTTCGAGGGTCCGCTCAGACTGAGAATGTACCGATCTTGATGGTGACGGCTAAAGGCGAGGAAATAGACCGTATTGTCGGGTTTGAAATGGGTGCGGATGATTATGTTGTGAAACCCTACAGCGTCCGTGAGCTGATGCTTAGAGTACGCGCGCGCTTAAAGCCCAGCAAAGATTCGGTACCTGACTCCGATGCTAAGATTAAGTTTGGCGTGCTCGTATTTGATTCCGAGGCACACCGGGTCTGGGTCGAGGATACTGAGGTTTTATTAACAGCACTTGAATTCAAGCTTCTAGATACTTTGTTGTCTCGCAAGGGACGCGTTCAAAGTAGAGACCGGCTTCTCGATGACGTTTGGGGTTATGAAGTGGCGATAACCACAAGAACCGTGGATACACATGTCAAAAGACTTCGAGAGAAGTTAGGAACCGCGGGTGAGTATATTGAGACTGTGCGAGGTGTCGGTTATCGTATGAAGGATTCTCTTTCTGGAGTAGCCGTTTGAATTTGGGCTTTCGGGGTAGATTGATATTGGGCACATTTGTGTCCGTGTTAGCGGTAC of Deltaproteobacteria bacterium contains these proteins:
- a CDS encoding response regulator transcription factor, whose product is MSALVLIIEDEPDLVAMLEYNLKKEGYQTRSALTGGGGLELAWQEPAPDLILLDLMLPDISGNEVCRKLRGSAQTENVPILMVTAKGEEIDRIVGFEMGADDYVVKPYSVRELMLRVRARLKPSKDSVPDSDAKIKFGVLVFDSEAHRVWVEDTEVLLTALEFKLLDTLLSRKGRVQSRDRLLDDVWGYEVAITTRTVDTHVKRLREKLGTAGEYIETVRGVGYRMKDSLSGVAV